The following are from one region of the Salvia splendens isolate huo1 chromosome 2, SspV2, whole genome shotgun sequence genome:
- the LOC121760887 gene encoding uncharacterized protein LOC121760887 encodes MDDDAPKRISKRNGSNIKNYHHYRVEIFCQVVDLLTQEMENRFSEASTDLLSFELGGLDKLVHLATLYPKDFTSTQHTELFKQLETFVVVVRRDARLNGIEDLASLSQKIVETKKDKVFPLVYRLIELVLILPVATASVERVFSAMKFVKTNLQNRMGDEWLNDSLVVYNERSIFASVSNERILKRFQDMDTRRNQLSQLTDARAT; translated from the exons ATGGATGATGATGCTCCAAAGCGGATTAGTAAGAGGAATGGTTCAAACATCAAGAACTACCATCATTATCGCGTTGAAATATTTTGTCag GTCGTCGACTTACTTACACAAGAGATGGAAAATCGTTTCTCTGAGGCATCCACGGACTTGCTAAGTT ttgagctaggaggcttggatAAGCTTGTTCATCTTGCTACTCTTTACCCAAAAGACTTCACATCGACTCAACATACTGAATTGTTTAAACAACTTGAAacttttgttgttgttgtgagAAGAGATGCACGATTGAATGGTATTGAAGATTTGGCTAGCCTATCTCAGAAGATTGTTGAAACCAAGAAAGATAAAGTTTTTCCGTTGGTTTATCGTCTGATTGAGTTGGTATTGATCTTACCTGTAGCGACTGCATCTGTTGAAAGAGTATTTTCAGCAATGAAATTTGTCAAGACTAACTTGCAGAATAGGATGGGAGATGAGTGGTTGAATGACAGTTTGGTAGTATACAATGAAAGATCCATCTTTGCTAGTGTTTCTAATGAAAGAATCTTGAAACGTTTTCAAGATATGGATACCCGTAGAAATCAGTTGTCTCAGTTAACAGATGCTAGAGCTACTTGA